The Halotia branconii CENA392 region TACATATTACGCAGTACAAAGGGAAAATCTGCTAATACTAAAGTTTGAGTTTCTGATTGTTCAAATCCTTGCATTAATGATGCAATTAAAGAACCATCCAATAAACCAATGCGAAAATAAAAGTAATCTCCCACACGCACCCCACCCCGACGGCGATTTCCTAACAATCCTGAAATTGTCAATGGTGAATTTTGGCTGGCGTGGATAGTTTCAGCAATTGCTGGATTTGCTATTGCTAACCACTTGAGTACTAAGGCGTGTAATGCACGAGATAAAGTCGGTGGTATTTCTCCTACATCCGCAGCTGCAACTTCGACAATAATTGAATGTAATGTGGTAGATTTATACTGCGGCAACGACATTTCCTGCTCCATAAAATATTCCTGTTGGTAGATTGATTTCTTGAGGTAACTGTTGATTTTGTTGGATATTTAATGTTGATTTAAAAGCTTGCCATTCTTCTTTTTTGGTGGATAAATATTCACCATGCAACTGTGCTTGACTAACTAAACTAACAGGAGGCATAACAACCCGGTTATAAAGTAATAAACGAGTATTATTTGGCAAATCCAACGGGTTTAAAGGATGCGAACAAGTGTAATTACCAGATTTTGTTTCGATGAGGCGATCGGGAATTTGGATAGTTTCAACTTTGATTTTAGCTGCCCATTTTCCCAAACGTATCCAATGGGGAATTTTGATGTTTTCTGGAGCAATAATATAAGTGCGATATTGACTACCAACAGCTAATTCTTTGGCTCTACCATAATTAATTGGATAGTTTTTCTCTGCACCTTTATCACCAAATTGTTTTGATTTGCCATAATAGGCTACTTGAGCAGCTTTAAAGGTATTAATTTGATAAGACCAATTGATAGGTTGAGCAGGAAATACATAAATACCAGCTTGATTTAAATGTAAAAGGTTTTGTTCAGCACTAGCATCTAAATATGTCGGTTTTTGTGCCAGTTCTCCTTGTATCCGATATAGTTGGGGAATGTAATTAATAGTAAACAGTGCAAAACTTAATCCCCAATTATGTAAGTATTTTTCAGTTTCATAAAGAATCCCCATCTCTCGCGTAGCGAAAAAAACATTATCATGTAGTGTCAATGTGCAGTGATATAATGCCATAGCAAATAATTTTCATTTAAGTGAATTTAGATCCCAGACTTCTTGAGATCCCCGACTTCTTAAAGAAGTCGGGGATCTGGGATAGCTTACTTTTTCTTTTTCAACGCGCCGAAGGATGCTGCATAAGCTTGAGTTTGTCCATATAGTGCAGTTATAGTTTCCTGCAAGCGTGTTTCATCTTGATAAAGTGCGCTAACTTCATCAACTAATTCATCTAACTGGGAACCAAAAATTAACTTGGTTTTACGTACAGGTTCATCATTTAATAAATTATTAGCCACTGTTTCTACATGCTGCAAAACATCACTAATGGGTGTATCGATATCACCATTTAAAGCATCATAAAGTGCTTGGGTATAATGCAAATTACTGAAAATTTCACCGTCACAAAAGGCAATACCAGCAATATAATTTCGCATTGTCCCTGTGCGGGATTCTTGTGCGCCATAACGCTTAGTACGGAGTAAGTTACCTAAAACGTAAATAAAGCCTTCATAGGTAGGGTCGCGCAGCGTTTCGACTGTGGGAAATGTGATTTTAAGTGTAAAAGTTATTGCTATCCCAAACCGCAGCTTGCAGGGTTGAACCACCCCGGAAGCTTAAAAGTTGTTTTTGAGTGGCTTTACCGACTGAGTTATTTTGCATTGCAAACCACTGTTTACGTACCGACTCAAAATCTTGTGAGTATACACGTTGCAAATCTGCTGTCATTTTGGCGCGTACTATTTCACTAACGTATTTATTCTCTTGAGTCATCCGCCAAAACATACCCTGCGCTTGCAATGCACCCCAACGCTGGCGATAATTTTCAAATTCTTTGGGCGGGTCAAATGCACAGGCGATCGCATCTTCTAAAACTTTTCGTGGTACTGTCTGATTGGCAGTAAGTTTTTCTTGCAATCTCGCCATCACCCAAGGAGTATGACCGGGAATTAAAATAAATGCTTTATAGGCATTAAAACCAGGATGTCTCCCTAATCTTCCTAAACGCTGCATTATTGTTGCAGAATCACTACTTTCAAAAATTAATAGGTGAATTTTAAAATCAACACCCACATCAACCGCAGACGTACCCACGACTAAAACAGGCGCTTCTGCATCTTTTAATTCGCTTTGCACCTGGATTCTTTGCTGTCTGTCGATGCGTCCGCTAATTTCTCGAACTTTCACCCCTGGTAATAAATCATTTAGTAAACGCGTCACCTGACCAGCTTTCGCCACAGAATTAACAATAATCAATCCCCTGGCTTTTGATTCTGCATTAAGAATTTGCTGAATCGTGGGAATCATCTCTTTTAACCATGTCTGGGTGTCTGCATCTTTCGCTAATTCCACAAACTCTAATTCCACAGCTTGCAGAATTTGGCGAAACCCAGGCTTTTCCTCACTTGCATACACTCCCTCAATCTCAGCAACTTTAAAACCTACTTGGCGTAATTGTTGGATAAAATCAGCTTTTGGCGTTGCGGAGGTAAACAAAAATCTTCTGGGACGAGATTGATTTTCTTGGCTGCGACGAATAAAAGCCAGACTATTTACAGCAGCCGTTTCTTGATGACTACCAAAAATATGAAACTCATCAAACACCCACAAATCAGGCCATTCAGCCAACACCAACGGTAGTAAATCGCTACCATAAGCAGGGTCACGGTATTGATAATGAGTTATGTAATGGAAAATATCAGGATTGGTCAGCAAAACAGGCTTTTGTTGAATTGCTAATAGCAGTTCTTGAAACTTGTTACTTTTTTCAGCTTGTTTAACCCTTCTATTTAATTCCGCACCATATAAACGGTCTACTCGTCGAGAAGCATCTAAACCAAACAGCGCATTATATTTGTTTTGTTGTTCGGTTTGGTCTTCTACTAGTTCAATCGTGGGATATAACCCCATCATCCGAAAATCAGGATTTATTAGTCCCGGTAAATTTGCACCCAACGTCTTACCGTCTCCAGTTGCCGCTTGATTGCAAATAATATCTGCATCTCCATGTATAATTTCTTGATAGGTCTTGGCTTGGTGTGACGATAAAGGACAAGCACATCCGGGAGGTGGCTGGAGTTGGGAAGCCCTTTGAGTGACAATACATTTAGAGGTGCACCCAAGGGGACAGTTCTCAACTCCTAGGTTAAGTTGAGAGTAAAGAGGCTGTAAAAAAAGCTGCATTTGCTTATCTGTGTTTCTATTGCATCCAGATTAATACCTGTTTTGGAAATATTGGTATCAAAATTTGATGTCAATGCCTTTTTCTTTTCTCGATTGTGGATAACTTTTGTAAAGTTAGGGACTTCCAAGAAATAAATTAATCAGCAAAAATCATAAGTTAATCTTTAAGAGATAATGATAATCATTCTGAAAGGGTAAGAGGTGGTTGCCGTCGGCAACCACCTCTTATACCAATTCACTAAAAGTATGATACAGATAAATTAGGAATAAATATGAACGGGTAAAAATGGTTGGAGTCACCAAAGTCGAAATAAAAGAATCAGTCCAACAGTTGCATGAACTGCTCGTCAAACAGAAAACAGCATCAAGCCGTGAACGAGTTCAAGCTTTGTATTTACTGAAAATGGGGCAAGTAAGAACGGTACAGGATGCAGCTTTTGTCGTAGGCAGAGAAAGAGTGACAGTGCAAAGATGGTTAAAAACATATACAGAGTCGGGAATAAACGGTCTATTGTCAACAAAAAAAAGTCCAGGGCGACCGCCAATTATTGATGGTTCGACCAAAGAACAACTTTTAAAAGAACTTGAACAGCCATTTGGATTTAAAAGCTATGAAGAAATCCGAACATGGTTGAAAGCGGTTCAAGGTGTGAGAGCGTCGTATAAAGTAGTACATGATACAGTACGCTATCGAATGAAAGCGAAGTTAAAAGTACCAAGAGCAGTAGGGATAAAACACAATGAAGAAGCAGAATTAGAATTTAAAAAAAACTGCCACAATACCTAGAAGTTATAAAAAAACACGTCATAGAGCCAAAAGATAAACATAAAGAAATTAGATACTGGTGTGGTGATGAAAGCCGTGTAGGATTAAAAACAGAATTAGGAAGACTGATCACGCTTTGTGGCATTAAACCTATTGGCATCATGCAATGGAAACGAGAAAATTTCTATTTATATGGTTTAGTAGAGCCGTTAACTGGTGAGTATTATATTTGGGAATTCTCTCATCTCAACACAGCTTGCTTCAATATCTTTTTAGAACAGTTTGCAGCTACGTATCCGGAAGATATACACATACTTCAATTAGACAATGGTGCTTTTCATTTAAGCCAGACTCTTAAAATTCCAGAAAATATTATTTTATTATTTCAACCTCCACATACTCCCCAAGTCAATCCCATTGAACGTTTATGGGAAGAAGTAAAAAGGAATTTAAGTTGGGAATGCTTTGCTAATTTGGACGAGTTAAGAACAGTTATTTGGCAACGTCTTGAGGAATTAAACACATCAATTGTTGCGAATATTACAGGTTGGGGTTTTATTCTGGATGCTTTATTTGTATCAGGCTTTTCGTGAAATGGTATTACCCCCTCAAACACAGAAGGAAAAGTCTGCATCTGCACTCTGTAAATAATTTCAGTGCAATATCATAATTAATATTCATGTTTTTAGATTTAAAAACTGAAGAGTGAAAATTAAGTGCTGCCACAACAAATATCAACAAACCATTTGCCTAAATCGGGAAATTTTTCATGTTCCGAGTTAGTGAGTCTTTCTATTTGTTTTTCAACAGCAGACATAGCCTCCTTAGTAAGAGTAACCCCAGTTTCATAAGTTTGAGTCACTAACTTAACCACAGGATTCTTACCTTTCCACGTCATGTTTTGAGCAAATTTTAAAGCGGTTGCAACTTCATCTAAAATACTGCCATTCCAAGAATTTTCTAATATCCCCCATACTCGCTCGATGGGATTATATTTGCTGTGATAGGGTGGATAGTAGGCTAAACGTATATTCAGTTGATATTCATGAACAAACTCAACGATACGTTTCATAAACTGGGTACGTCTAGAATTATTATCTGTCCCATTATCCTGGTTAATAATCAGGGTTTTTATTGAGGAAAATCGCCAACTCTCACTCTTCCAAAAATCTTCTAGAACGTCTACAATAAAATCACTCGTTACATTAGACTCTGTAAAGTATAAAAATAGTTCGTCTAATTCTGGAAGGAAGATGCCGTAAGGAGTTACGGTAGTTTTTGGATGAAAATTATGGTCTTCTGTTTCTGTGACAACTCGGTTTTTACCTCCTCTGTCAAAGTAGCCAATATCTACACGGGCTTTGGCATCCAGACTGAGACGTAAGATACTTGGATCATCCAGGGCGGATTGATTAACTATTGCTAATTGTTCAAAGATTGCGTCTGTTTCTGGAATTTTTTTTGAGGTAAAACTTTTGCTACTCGCTTGAGTCTATAACCTAAATCATTCAATTTAACTCTCATTGTTTCTTCAGTAGGTAACTGTTCATCCGTATAACCAAATTTATCAATTAATAGCTTTCTGACCTGACTAGCAGTTAGGCGTGTATACAGCCTTTGGCTTTTAAAACTTGGATCTGTTTGGCTTTGGAAATCAACTAATTTTTTGATATCTTCTAACAGGTTTGGTAAATGCTCTTCTACTTTCCATCTACCCCTAGCTGAATAATTATCTATACAACTAATCCCACTGGTTAGTTCTTTAATTCCTTTACGAATAGTATTTCTATCCCAGCCCAATTCTTTTTGAGCCAGTAATTGTCCTCCGTAACCTAATTCCATGACAATTTGTGCTTGAAAACGCCGCCTTGCTGCACCTTTGAGTTGGTTTGCTGTTTCCTTGAATACTTTTTTGACTGAATCAGTTAATTCGAGCAACACTCCTGTCCACCCACAAAATTCCCTCCAAATTGAATTTACTACGAATAGGGGGGAAGGAGAAGCAGCCTGCGGCTGCTTCTCCTTCCCCCCTTAGAATGATTATCATTATTATAATTGGTCATTTTATTCCTTGGAAGTCCCTTAAATGGTATAAATTTGAGAAAATAATCTTATAATCATCACCAAGCCAAAATTTTTGGCAGGGGAAAGCACGGGCGAAAACCCCCCACCTCCCGCCAAATCGGCAGAACCTTGATAATTGAATAGTTTCAGCGTTTTGAGTATTTTTTGGTTCGCCTTTAGCAACGGCTGAAATGGACTTTTAAAACAGTCCTGCCAAAATTGCTCTTGGAATATCCTTTGTGTCTAGGTTGTGGCTGGCGGGCTTTCAATTAAATGAAACCCGGCAACGGGATTGAAACTTTGGGCTGGCCTTTGCGATCGTAAACATCACTCTTTCAATTAAATGAAACCCGGCAACGGGATTGAAACATCGATCTTAGTTGATGTTCAATATCATCAAAGCTTTCAATTAAATGAAACCCGGCAACGGGATTGAAACGAACCACCAGGCAATCCATCCTGACGCAGCACCGACTTTCAATTAAATGAAACCCGGCAACGGGATTGAAACATCAAGCAAGGTCTCCGTGATTTAGCTCAAGAAACCGACTTTCAATTAAATGAAACCCGGCAACGGGATTGAAACATAAGTATCGCTATTTTCCCAATAACATGGGTTGACTTTCAATTAAATGAAACCCGGCAACGGGATTGAAACTAAAAAGTTCTATCCGCCCCTGGCGCATTTATTTGACTTTCAATTAAATGAAACCCGGCAACGGGATTGAAACAAGAATTTCTAACTCATTACTCATTACTCATTACTTCTTACTCCTTTCAATTAAATGAAACCCGGCAACGGGATTGAAACCGATCGCAGATTACCTAAAATCACGAACAAATAGTGATACTTTCAATTAAATGAAACCCGGCAACGGGATTGAAACAAACCTTTATGCCTCCTGTTCCAGCGAACGAAGGAACTTTCAATTAAATGAAACCCGGCAACGGGATTGAAACACAACGATTCAGGGTTGAAAGCTTTTATAGCAGCGCAACTTTCAATTAAATGAAACCCGGCAACGGGATTGAAACGAGTCAAAGCCGGGAAGGTTCCACTATGTCCGAGCACTTTCAATTAAATGAAACCCGGCAACGGGATTGAAACAGGCTAAGTTTCATATCATAGAACAAAGAGCCTTATTGTCAGGACTGCTTCACGATGTATCAAACCGATCCGCCACTTTCCCCAAAAGATGTATTACCTACCATGTATGATCTTCCCAGTGAAGATGCTGAGGAACCTGGTTTGCCGGATCAGTTTCATTTGTTGCAATCTCGTCTCTTAGACGAAACCTTCTGTCCGCCAAATTATCCTAGCGACCAAATATTTGTTGCTAGTGATCTGAATCTTTATTATGACGCGCGTCATCCTCTGTGGCAGAAGCGGCCAGATTGGTTTGCAGTCTTAGGTGTTTCTCGTCTCTATGAACAAAGAGATTTACGCTTAAGCTATGTAGTTTGGCAAGAAGCAGTTCATCCTTTTATTGTGGTTGAGTTACTTTCTCCCGGTACTGAAAAGGAAGACTTGGGTCAGACATTGCGGGATATTGAACAACCTCCAGGCAAATGGGAAGTATATGAACAGATCCTGCGCGTTCCTTATTACGCCGTATTTGATCGCTATAAATATGAATTCAAAATGTTTAAGCTGGATGGGGGTCGCTATGCAGAGGTAGCTTTGCCTGAACCACGTTTCTGGATGCCCGAAATAAAATTAGGCTTGGGTGTATGGCAAGGATGCTATCGAGATGTAGAACAGCCTTGGTTACGTTGGTATGATAGCAAAGGCAACTGGGTATCAACTTCCCTAGAACAAGAAAGACAACGAACACAAAGATTGATTGCACAGTTGAAAGCGCTTGGTGTTGAACCTGATTTAGATTAACTTTCTGAGAAATTCTTCTAAATAGTAGGATAAAGTTTCTCCATACTGATAAGATATTTCACCATGCCTGAAGGAAAAATATTGTTGAAACCTAGCACTTTATGGACAAGTGTCAAAGAACAAACTGCACATGCTTTACAGTGTGGGGCGCTACTGTCAATACCGACGGAGTTTGAATTTGTAGAACAGGATGGCGTGCTATTTTTAGTGCGGATTTTATCTAATCTCAACCGCAAAAAAGCAGCTAAGGAAAAACAAGATAAACAAACTACTAACTCTGGAAAGGAATTTAACCCCTTCCTTCCCTATGAAGAGGATTTGTTTGTTGCGGATATTTCCGAAACTCACGTATGTATTTTAAATAAATTTAACGTTGTTGATTACCATCTACTAATCATCACCCGTGCTTTTGAGGAACAGGAAAGCTTACTCACCCTAGAAGATTTTGCCGCTTTATGGGCATGTCTAGCTGATTTTGATGGTTTAGCATTCTACAACGGTGGCAAAATTGCAGGTGCTAGTCAGCGACACAAGCATTTACAACTTGTACCTTTACCACTTGCACCTTGCGGTTGGCAGATACCTATTGAACCGCTATTGGCATCAGCTAAGTTGCAGGATTCTATTGCAACTATACCAGAACTTCCTTTTACACATGCTTTTGCACCACTAGACTCTGATTTGGTACAGTCTCCGTTAGCTTTGTTAGAGTGTTATCGCACCTTACTACGTGCTGTAGGTTTAGATGCAGTTGATGGCAATAAACAGTCTGGTGCTTACAATTTCTTAGCTACACGAGAATGGATGCTTATAATACCGCGATCGCAGGAGCATTTTCAGTCTATTTCGATCAACTCATTAGGATTTGCGGGTGCATTACTAGTACGAAACGAACAAGAAATGCAACTTCTCAAAAACCAAGGCCCAATGAATATTCTAAAGAATGTCGGTGTATCTATTTAACTAGAGATTATAATTAGTGATTCGCTACATACAAATTTATCGCAAATGTAGCGAATCACTAATTATAATCTAAGTTCGGTAAGCTAGAGTAGGCTACTGCGATACCATTTTGATAATGTAAATCACATAACATCAGCTTATGGAGCCAGACTCTTTACCAACTGAGTTGATTTTGACACATCCGCGTCAATCACTCGGCAAAATCCAACTCGATTGGAAACCCCAACCTGGAAATTATCTCGATTTTGAAGGCAAAACTTACGCGGTTTTAGAACGCCGCCACAGATACCAACTTAAATCAGGACGTTACCGCTTGAACAATATAGCCCTTTATGTACAGTCTGCTCAAAGACCAGCAGAGAAAAGTTTAGTAGCAGGACGTTGGGTAGTAGGTGATGCCACTTGTCGTTATAACGCTCATTCTGAAATCATTCGCTGTGCAGTCAAACCAGATGGGCCTTGTGAATGTTGCCATTTCTACGAAAGCATTAACTAAAATATAGTGTTTTTTTATGGACAAAACACACCACTTTAGCCCCTAGCCCCTAACCCCTAGCCTCTAGCCCCTCCTCTGTAAACACTTCTCCTACAGCTAAGCGAGTACCATTAACAAAATCCCATCCCGATTGGGGACGCTTACCAGCTGGCTGAACTTCTTGCAACAGCAATAAACCCTCGCCAGTTTGAGTAATTGCTCCAATTCCCTTGGCGACGCTTACTACTTCTCCTGGATTACCCGATAGATTTGATAAATCAGGCAGTTTTTGAAGTATGCTTTGTAAATCTGTGGGTAGCAGGCGATCGTAGGCAGAACCAAGGGGAATGGTAGCCGTAATCTTCAGCAGTTGGTTCCGAAAGCTAGTAGTACAGTTGGGATAAAAGCCTCGAATTTGATTGTGTAATTCAATAGCACTTTTCGACCAATCTAAGCCGTAATTTTGCTTTTGAATTAAAGGTGCGTAAGTCGCTTGTGAATTATCTTGAGGAATCGCTGCAATTTCTTGATTTTCTAACTTTAAGAGGGTTTCTAGCAATAAATCTCCACCAATTGCAGATAGCTTCTCGGCTAAATCTTGGGCATTATCTAATAATCCAATAGGTGTAGTGGCTTTCAGTAACATTGCCCCAGTATCCATACCCGCATCCATTAACATTGTAGTAATGCCTGTTTCCTTCTCACCGTTATACAGACACCATTGAATTGGAGCTGCACCTCGATATTTGGGTAAAATTGAGCCATGTACATTAATACAACCCAACTTCGGCATAGCTAAAATTTGTGGCGATAAAATCTGTCCATAAGCAACAACCACAAACACATCTGCATCTAATTCTTGGAGTTTGCTTAAAGTCTCTATATCTTTCTTCACTCGCTGAGGTTGCCACACTGGTATATTATGAGCTAAGGCAACGTTTTTTACTGGTGAAGGAGTAAGTTTATTTCCTCGTTCCCGACGTTTATCTGGTTGAGTGACAACTGCCAAAACTTCAAATTTTGGTTGATTGAGTAACTTTTCTAAAGTGGGTATGGCAAATTGAGGAGTACCAAAAAAAACTAGTTTCATTAGTTTTGAATCAATAATCATTGACATACTCACCGCCCTTAAAATGCGGTGATTCTTGACGACTCACTGCAACTTGCTACTGAAGTAGTCTTATAGTCGCTCCTCGTCCATTTAAGGTTGTGCCGATGCCCCATGCCGACCCTTCGGGTTCGCTACTTCGACGGGACAGAAACTGACACCGCCGAGTAGACTCACCATTTCTATAATTGGTCTACAAAGATAGTATACATTGGTCTACAGAAGGAAGAGTTTTTAATTCTTTGCCTTTACCTTTTCTTGGTAATATTGTGCTGCTTGCGACATATTAAGTTGTAATAGCTTTTCATCTCCTAGCTGCTGACGAAAATGAGGCTTATGAGGCAATACCTGCAACTTACGAATAATTTCTGCTGCTACAGCTTTTGCTAATAGCGGTGGTACAGAGTTACCGATTTGGCGGAATCCATGCCATTTAGTCACATGAAATCTAAACCAGTCCGGGTAAGAATGTAATCTTGCAGCTTCCCTGACTGTAATGCAGCGGGGTGTGAATGGATGAATCGGTCGAGGAGAGGTAAAAGAACCTCTATATTTGTCTGTTCCTGCTCTTAAAGTGTTGCAAACACCAGCCGGATGTAGTTTATGAAAACGACTAATCGGCTCTCTCTCTCCCGGAATCGTCGCAGCGAAACGTTGAATAGTTGTGAGTGAGTGTTTTGTTCTCAGACTCGAAGAAAGGATTCGGGGATCAAAGTGACGCTGATATGCATAATCATCTACTAAAGTATTAATGCCGCGAAGTAGTAAAGCATAATTACTCGGTTTGCCATACTCTACTATTATCCAATCTCTATTTAATAACTCTGAGTAATTTTCTACTTCTGGTATATCTCCAATTGCTTCCCAGACTGTGGGGCTATTGGGAAGCATCGATAAATTTTGATTTGTAAAATTATTCGGCAATGCTTGTTTAGTAATTGGCTGGGGATATGGCGGTAACTCTACATCTTTCCTGGCCCCAATGAGAAATAATCTCTCGCGGGATTGTGGCACTCCATAATGAGCAGCATTGAGAATATGATAATTTTCTGCTATTTGATAGCCATGAATTTTAAAATCGCCAATCAAAGCTTGCAGAATTTTTTTGTGTTCACCGACTGTAATTCCCCGAACATTTTCCATTATAAAAAACTTCGGTTGTAGTTCTAAAACTAATCGATGAAAATGAAATACTAAAGAGTTTCGCGGGTCATCAAAAGCTCGTTTACCCATGAGTGAAAAGCCTTGACATGGAGAGCCACAAATGACTGCATCGATCTCGCGATCGCCAATTTCAGAACGCTGTCTAATTTCTTGGGCTGTAGTATCCACAACACTTTGACACAACACAGACCAAAAAGGAAAATTAAACTCATGTATAGCACAGTGAATCGGGTCTATTTCCACAGATGCCAACACATCAAAACCAGCTTGTTCAAAGCCAAGGGTCATGCCGCCAGCACCGGCGAACAAATCAACTGCGATCGGTCGTTGTTTTCTCAAATCATGAGCCATGACACCTCAACATAATTCGTAATTGATAATGACGTTTGCGGACTCGCTCTAAGCGTAGTTATACCGCAGACTTTATGTCATTAATAGAAATACTTCGGCGAATTACTCACAATCGGCGAAAGGATAGAGGTAATGACAACAAAGCGGGTTCTAGTGGTTGATAACGAGCAATATATTCAAGAAGTTGCCAAGATTTGCTTAGAAACTGTCGCAGGTTGGGAAGTACTAACAGCAAGTTCTGGTCAAGAGGGCATTGCTCAAGCCGTAGCTTGGCAACCAGATGTGATTTTATTAGATGTGATGATGCCAGATATGGATGGCATCACTACCTTTGAAAAGTTACAAGCAAATTCAGTTACCCAAGAAATTCCAGTAATTTTGCTCACGGCGAAAATTCAGTCTGCTGACCGTCGCCGCTATAATCAAATGGGCATGATTTCAGCGATCGCTAAACCGTTCAATCCCTTAGAATTAGCTAAACAAATAGCTGAGGTCTTGGGT contains the following coding sequences:
- a CDS encoding DNA cytosine methyltransferase, with the translated sequence MAHDLRKQRPIAVDLFAGAGGMTLGFEQAGFDVLASVEIDPIHCAIHEFNFPFWSVLCQSVVDTTAQEIRQRSEIGDREIDAVICGSPCQGFSLMGKRAFDDPRNSLVFHFHRLVLELQPKFFIMENVRGITVGEHKKILQALIGDFKIHGYQIAENYHILNAAHYGVPQSRERLFLIGARKDVELPPYPQPITKQALPNNFTNQNLSMLPNSPTVWEAIGDIPEVENYSELLNRDWIIVEYGKPSNYALLLRGINTLVDDYAYQRHFDPRILSSSLRTKHSLTTIQRFAATIPGEREPISRFHKLHPAGVCNTLRAGTDKYRGSFTSPRPIHPFTPRCITVREAARLHSYPDWFRFHVTKWHGFRQIGNSVPPLLAKAVAAEIIRKLQVLPHKPHFRQQLGDEKLLQLNMSQAAQYYQEKVKAKN
- a CDS encoding response regulator, with protein sequence MTTKRVLVVDNEQYIQEVAKICLETVAGWEVLTASSGQEGIAQAVAWQPDVILLDVMMPDMDGITTFEKLQANSVTQEIPVILLTAKIQSADRRRYNQMGMISAIAKPFNPLELAKQIAEVLGWSWETPLSQ